One segment of Vibrio gazogenes DNA contains the following:
- the rnm gene encoding RNase RNM translates to MKIDLHSHTVASDGKLSPEELLLRAVSFDIDVLAITDHDCVDGLDAAHRFIEVQQLPIRLIDGIEISTVWQNKDIHIVGLNVDVTSAELNDLITQQKQRRDVRATMIAARLEKVTRPGILAEVKEIAGDAAITRAHFAQWLVAHGYAKTMQQVFKKYLTRNQPGYVPPDWCSMQDAIEAIHAAGGQAVLAHPGRYDLTTKWLKRLIEAFAEAGGDAMEVAQPQQAPQERRNLTNYALQYKLLASQGSDFHYPSPWMELGRNLWLPSDIEPVWKDWGLSVE, encoded by the coding sequence ATGAAAATAGATTTACACAGTCACACCGTTGCTTCCGATGGAAAACTATCTCCGGAGGAACTTCTGCTTCGCGCTGTTTCGTTTGATATTGATGTCCTGGCGATTACGGATCATGATTGTGTTGATGGTTTAGATGCCGCGCATCGATTTATCGAAGTACAACAATTACCGATCCGTTTGATTGATGGCATTGAAATATCAACGGTTTGGCAAAATAAAGATATTCATATTGTCGGCTTGAATGTCGATGTAACTTCTGCTGAATTGAATGACCTGATTACCCAGCAAAAACAGCGTCGTGATGTACGTGCGACGATGATCGCCGCACGTTTGGAAAAAGTGACCCGGCCGGGGATACTCGCGGAAGTGAAAGAGATTGCCGGTGATGCTGCGATTACCCGTGCTCATTTTGCGCAATGGCTGGTCGCACATGGTTACGCCAAGACGATGCAGCAGGTGTTTAAGAAATATTTAACCCGAAATCAGCCGGGTTATGTCCCGCCGGACTGGTGTTCTATGCAAGATGCCATCGAGGCGATTCATGCCGCAGGAGGACAAGCCGTATTGGCGCATCCGGGACGATATGATCTGACGACAAAATGGTTGAAGCGTTTGATTGAAGCATTTGCCGAGGCTGGTGGTGATGCGATGGAAGTTGCTCAGCCACAACAAGCACCTCAGGAAAGGCGCAATCTGACGAATTATGCGTTACAATACAAACTGCTAGCCTCTCAAGGTAGTGATTTCCATTATCCTTCTCCGTGGATGGAGTTAGGCCGGAATCTTTGGTTGCCTTCTGATATTGAACCTGTATGGAAAGATTGGGGCTTGTCCGTAGAGTAA
- a CDS encoding L-threonylcarbamoyladenylate synthase, whose amino-acid sequence MSQYFYVHPENPQARLINQAVAIIRNGGVVVYPTDSGYALGCQLENKRALERICQIRRLDDKHNFTLLCRDLSELSLYARVDNTAFRLLRNNTPGPYTFIFKGTKEVPRRLMNPRRKTIGIRVPDNRIALDLLEALGEPLMSTSLILPGKDTTESDPDEIRDSLEHAVDVILNGGYLGEQPTTVIDFSEDVMVVQRLGAGDPTPFE is encoded by the coding sequence ATGAGTCAGTATTTTTATGTTCATCCAGAAAATCCACAAGCCCGATTGATCAATCAGGCTGTGGCGATTATTCGTAATGGCGGAGTTGTGGTTTATCCGACTGACTCTGGTTATGCATTGGGATGTCAATTAGAGAATAAACGAGCACTGGAACGTATCTGTCAAATCCGTCGTTTGGATGATAAACACAATTTTACGCTACTGTGCCGAGATTTGTCTGAACTCTCGCTATATGCCCGAGTTGATAATACCGCATTTCGATTATTGAGAAACAATACCCCGGGGCCTTATACCTTTATCTTTAAAGGTACCAAGGAAGTACCGAGACGGTTAATGAATCCGCGGCGAAAAACAATTGGTATCCGGGTACCGGATAACCGAATTGCGCTGGATTTACTAGAAGCTCTCGGTGAACCGCTTATGTCAACATCATTGATTCTGCCGGGGAAAGATACCACTGAATCTGATCCGGATGAGATCCGTGATTCACTGGAGCATGCTGTGGATGTGATTTTAAATGGGGGATACCTCGGAGAGCAGCCGACAACCGTGATTGATTTCAGTGAAGATGTAATGGTGGTGCAACGGCTGGGTGCCGGTGATCCGACCCCATTTGAATAG
- the rluB gene encoding 23S rRNA pseudouridine(2605) synthase RluB, with amino-acid sequence MSEKLQKVLARAGHGSRRELETLIRSGRVSVNGKVAVLGERLEDESAVIRIDGHVVSMKADEELVCRVLAYYKSEGELCTRHDPEGRRTVFDRLPKIRGSRWISVGRLDANTSGLLLFTTDGELANRLMHPSRQVEREYLVRVFGEINEQKIKNLVRGVELEDGVARFEDVVYAGGEGMNHTFYVVINEGRNREVRRLWESQDTTVSRLKRVRYGDIFLDKALPRGGWVELSLSEVNYLRKLVELRPEQRTMIDVSKDNTSRKRERARSQKIRRAVKRHEERISTPKGRGQRSQKAAPQAKAKGRQR; translated from the coding sequence ATGAGCGAAAAGTTACAAAAGGTTTTAGCACGCGCAGGTCACGGCTCTCGTCGTGAGTTGGAAACGTTGATTCGGAGCGGGCGCGTCAGTGTTAATGGCAAGGTAGCTGTTTTGGGTGAGCGCTTAGAAGATGAAAGTGCCGTGATTCGGATTGACGGACATGTTGTCTCAATGAAAGCCGATGAAGAATTGGTTTGCCGGGTGCTCGCTTACTATAAATCTGAAGGGGAATTATGTACGCGTCATGATCCCGAAGGGCGAAGAACTGTTTTTGACCGATTGCCGAAAATTCGAGGTTCACGCTGGATTTCAGTTGGTCGTTTGGATGCGAATACATCCGGACTGTTATTGTTTACCACGGATGGCGAACTTGCCAATCGGTTGATGCATCCAAGCCGTCAGGTTGAACGTGAATACTTAGTTCGTGTGTTCGGCGAAATTAACGAACAGAAGATCAAAAATCTCGTTCGTGGTGTTGAGCTGGAAGATGGGGTTGCTCGTTTCGAAGACGTGGTATACGCCGGTGGTGAAGGGATGAATCACACATTTTATGTGGTCATCAACGAAGGACGGAACCGTGAAGTTCGCCGTTTGTGGGAGTCTCAGGACACCACGGTGAGCCGACTCAAACGAGTTCGTTACGGCGATATCTTTTTAGATAAAGCGTTGCCTCGCGGCGGATGGGTTGAGCTCAGTCTGTCCGAAGTGAATTATTTGCGTAAACTGGTTGAATTGCGGCCGGAGCAACGCACGATGATCGATGTTTCTAAAGATAATACGTCTCGTAAACGTGAAAGGGCGAGAAGTCAGAAAATTCGCCGGGCAGTCAAACGCCATGAAGAGCGGATTTCCACTCCGAAAGGGAGAGGGCAGAGAAGTCAGAAAGCGGCGCCTCAGGCTAAAGCCAAAGGACGTCAACGCTAG
- the cydC gene encoding heme ABC transporter ATP-binding protein/permease CydC — MRDLIPFLKLYKKHWFGLTLGIILSFLTLCASIGLLTLSGWFLSAAAVAGLTIARQSFNYMLPSAFVRGFAIGRTAGRWGERVVSHNATFKVLADLRIFFFKKLSPLIPGRIANLRDADLLNRLVADVDAMDHVYLRLISPVMVGILGVLVLSAFLYWFDPMVGLTLGAIMLVLLLSWPVLFYKLGKRNGAALTQSKANLRVTLLDWIQGYSELTIFGAEPTYRQAIMQDQQDLISRQYINTRYSGFAQALLMLASGWTLVFMLWFVANGVGQAGPDPMIAMVAFATMASFELLMPIAGAFQHLGQTLTSARRLNEVLSSEPEVTFQTEPTQHNGQFDIRFEQVNFHYPDHQQQRVLNEIDLHIPAGHKVAIVGQTGSGKSTLLQLISRYWDPSQGQVSIAGTDLKHWNEHDLRACMSIVSQRVDILNGTLRENLQIAAPDADDMTYTQVLSQVGLDKLLDGPGLNVWLGDGGRHLSGGEKRRLGIARALLHQGEILLLDEPTEGLDKQTERQIMDLLRTHYAHKTVIFITHRLIELERMDAICLIEQGQIVEYGSHEALIAQQGRYHALNQTL; from the coding sequence ATGCGTGATTTGATCCCATTTCTCAAACTCTATAAAAAGCATTGGTTTGGTCTAACGCTGGGGATAATCTTGTCTTTCCTCACCCTGTGTGCCTCAATTGGGTTACTGACGTTATCCGGTTGGTTTCTTTCCGCAGCCGCGGTCGCAGGTTTAACGATAGCCCGGCAATCGTTTAACTATATGTTACCCAGTGCCTTTGTCCGCGGCTTCGCGATTGGACGAACTGCCGGACGGTGGGGAGAACGAGTGGTCAGCCACAATGCAACCTTTAAGGTGTTGGCGGATCTGCGGATTTTCTTTTTCAAGAAACTGTCGCCACTCATTCCGGGCCGGATCGCCAACCTCCGTGATGCCGATCTGCTTAATCGACTGGTCGCTGATGTCGATGCTATGGATCACGTCTATCTGCGACTCATCAGCCCAGTGATGGTTGGTATTTTGGGCGTATTGGTTCTTTCGGCGTTTCTGTACTGGTTTGACCCAATGGTCGGTCTGACACTTGGCGCAATTATGCTGGTATTGCTGCTGTCTTGGCCGGTGTTATTTTACAAACTGGGCAAACGTAACGGTGCAGCACTGACCCAAAGCAAAGCGAATCTTCGGGTCACTTTACTGGACTGGATTCAAGGCTATAGCGAACTGACAATTTTTGGTGCCGAGCCGACCTACCGCCAAGCAATTATGCAAGATCAGCAAGACCTGATCTCACGGCAGTATATCAACACTCGTTATAGTGGTTTTGCGCAGGCACTGCTCATGTTGGCCAGCGGCTGGACATTGGTATTCATGCTATGGTTTGTCGCCAATGGTGTTGGTCAGGCCGGGCCGGATCCGATGATCGCAATGGTAGCCTTTGCCACCATGGCCAGCTTTGAACTGTTAATGCCGATTGCTGGCGCATTTCAGCATTTAGGTCAGACACTCACCTCGGCACGACGCCTGAATGAAGTCTTATCTTCCGAACCCGAAGTAACGTTTCAAACGGAGCCGACACAGCACAATGGCCAGTTCGACATCCGTTTTGAACAGGTGAATTTTCATTATCCGGACCACCAGCAACAACGCGTCCTGAACGAGATTGATCTCCACATTCCGGCAGGCCACAAAGTTGCGATTGTCGGTCAAACTGGATCTGGCAAATCAACACTACTCCAATTGATTTCTCGCTATTGGGATCCGAGCCAAGGTCAAGTATCGATTGCCGGGACCGATCTGAAACACTGGAATGAACACGATCTTCGCGCCTGTATGAGTATTGTCAGCCAACGGGTTGATATCTTAAACGGCACACTACGCGAGAACTTACAGATCGCGGCACCAGACGCTGATGACATGACATATACACAAGTCCTCAGTCAGGTCGGACTGGATAAACTCCTTGATGGACCGGGATTGAATGTTTGGCTTGGTGATGGCGGGCGTCATCTTTCCGGCGGTGAAAAACGTCGTCTGGGGATTGCCCGAGCACTCCTTCATCAGGGAGAGATCCTATTATTGGACGAACCCACCGAAGGGCTTGATAAGCAGACTGAGCGACAAATTATGGATTTGTTACGCACTCATTATGCGCATAAAACCGTGATTTTCATTACTCATCGCTTAATAGAGCTGGAACGCATGGATGCGATTTGCCTGATAGAACAGGGCCAGATTGTTGAATATGGCAGCCACGAAGCGCTCATCGCACAGCAAGGTCGATACCATGCTCTCAATCAAACGTTGTAA
- the cydD gene encoding heme ABC transporter permease/ATP-binding protein CydD encodes MDKNKQRSLNHWLRQQSKLAKRWLMLAVGLGVLSSIFLLFQAALLASILHQLIIEQTAKTDLIPQFLGLAAIIAVRAGLSWGREIAGFKCGEQIRIYIRQLILDKLREMGPAYIKGKPAGSWATLVLEQVENMHDFFARYLPQMSLSVLIPFVILIVVFPVNWAAGLIFLLTAPLVPFFMALVGIKAAEAAQKNFKALQRLSGHFYDRLQAMTTIRMFDRTQAEAEHLRAASEVFRMRTMDVLKIAFLSSAVLEFFTSVSIALTAVYFGFSFIGEMNFGYYGTEITLFTGLFVLILAPEFYQPLRDLGTFYHAKQQAVGAAESIVEFLQIDVNEVKSGTQPVPTPEHITIEAESLEVISPEGKRLVGPISFRLNPQETTALVGPSGAGKTSLVQAILGFMPYRGKLLINGVDLHELSHEDWRQLISWVGQNPLLVHGTIRDNVTLSKRQITDEQLENALKDSFAADFVENHGLDYLISDRSGGLSVGQAQRLALARAMLQSGSFWLLDEPTASLDARSEQLVMQGLAKQIHQHTTLLVTHQLSQLQTVDKILVMQDGKIVQSGHYQTLCHEDGLFQSMLTANHTLQPEHQEGNLDA; translated from the coding sequence ATGGATAAGAATAAACAACGTAGCTTAAATCACTGGCTCCGCCAACAAAGCAAGCTGGCAAAACGCTGGCTGATGCTCGCTGTCGGGCTCGGTGTCCTCTCCAGTATTTTCTTACTGTTCCAAGCGGCTTTGCTAGCCTCGATTTTACATCAGCTGATCATTGAACAGACCGCGAAAACGGATCTAATCCCTCAGTTTCTGGGACTTGCAGCAATCATTGCCGTGAGAGCCGGACTGAGCTGGGGACGTGAAATTGCCGGGTTCAAATGCGGCGAACAGATCAGAATCTATATCAGGCAACTGATTCTGGATAAACTCAGAGAAATGGGTCCCGCCTATATCAAAGGAAAACCGGCAGGCAGTTGGGCCACGCTTGTGCTCGAACAAGTCGAAAATATGCACGACTTTTTTGCCCGATATCTTCCTCAGATGTCGCTGTCCGTGCTGATTCCGTTCGTCATCCTTATTGTCGTATTCCCTGTCAATTGGGCCGCTGGATTGATTTTCCTGCTGACAGCGCCTTTGGTGCCATTCTTTATGGCACTGGTCGGAATCAAAGCTGCGGAAGCTGCCCAGAAAAACTTCAAAGCACTGCAACGCCTCTCGGGGCATTTTTATGACCGCCTGCAAGCGATGACCACCATCCGGATGTTTGATCGGACACAAGCCGAAGCCGAACATTTGCGTGCGGCATCCGAAGTTTTTCGGATGCGTACCATGGACGTGCTGAAAATCGCTTTTCTTTCCTCGGCAGTACTGGAATTTTTTACTTCGGTTTCTATTGCCCTTACCGCGGTCTATTTTGGTTTCAGTTTTATCGGGGAAATGAATTTCGGTTACTACGGGACAGAAATCACCTTGTTCACCGGACTATTTGTACTGATTCTTGCGCCAGAGTTTTACCAGCCATTGCGGGATTTAGGGACTTTCTATCATGCCAAACAACAAGCCGTTGGCGCTGCTGAAAGTATTGTTGAGTTTCTTCAAATCGATGTGAATGAAGTGAAATCAGGAACACAACCTGTCCCGACACCTGAACATATCACCATCGAAGCCGAAAGTCTGGAAGTCATCAGCCCCGAAGGAAAAAGACTGGTTGGTCCCATTTCATTTCGCCTTAACCCTCAGGAAACAACGGCTTTAGTCGGCCCGAGCGGGGCGGGGAAAACCTCACTGGTACAAGCAATTTTAGGCTTCATGCCTTATCGGGGAAAATTACTGATCAATGGTGTCGATCTTCACGAGCTCTCCCATGAAGACTGGCGACAACTGATTAGCTGGGTTGGTCAAAACCCTTTGTTGGTTCATGGCACAATTCGTGACAACGTCACTCTAAGTAAACGCCAAATTACCGATGAGCAACTCGAAAATGCCCTTAAAGATTCTTTTGCGGCTGACTTTGTCGAAAACCACGGGCTGGATTATTTGATCAGTGACCGCTCCGGTGGTTTGTCCGTTGGTCAGGCTCAGCGACTTGCCCTCGCCCGAGCGATGCTGCAAAGCGGTTCATTCTGGTTACTGGACGAACCGACCGCCAGTCTTGATGCCAGAAGTGAACAACTGGTCATGCAAGGATTGGCAAAACAGATCCATCAGCACACCACGTTACTGGTCACGCATCAACTTTCTCAACTCCAGACGGTAGATAAGATTCTAGTGATGCAAGACGGGAAAATTGTCCAGTCAGGTCATTATCAGACCCTCTGCCATGAAGACGGCTTGTTCCAATCCATGTTGACAGCCAACCATACACTGCAACCTGAACATCAGGAGGGAAATCTCGATGCGTGA
- the trxB gene encoding thioredoxin-disulfide reductase has product MSNVKHSKLMILGSGPAGYTAAVYAARANLNPVLITGMQQGGQLTTTTEVENWPGDPEGLTGPALMERMKAHAEHFHTEMIFDHINEVDFTQRPFTLKGDSQTYTCDALIISTGASAKYLGIPSEEAFKGRGVSACATCDGFFYRNQKVAVIGGGNTAVEEALYLSNIASEVHLIHRRDSFRAEKILITRLMDKVANGQIILHTNRTLEEVTGDEMGVTGVRLQDTKSDTIESLDVMGVFIAIGHQPNTEMFQNQLEMKNGYIVVQSGLEGNATQTSVAGIFAAGDVMDHNYRQAITSAGTGCMAALDAERYLDSLSE; this is encoded by the coding sequence ATGAGCAACGTAAAGCATTCTAAATTGATGATTCTTGGTTCCGGGCCTGCCGGTTATACAGCCGCGGTTTATGCAGCACGCGCCAATCTGAATCCTGTTCTGATTACCGGTATGCAACAAGGCGGCCAGCTTACGACCACGACTGAAGTTGAAAACTGGCCCGGAGATCCGGAAGGACTAACCGGACCGGCGTTAATGGAACGTATGAAAGCCCATGCGGAACATTTTCATACCGAGATGATTTTTGATCATATCAATGAAGTGGATTTTACTCAGCGGCCTTTTACGCTGAAAGGCGATAGCCAGACTTACACATGTGATGCACTGATTATATCCACCGGCGCGTCGGCCAAATATTTGGGCATCCCTTCGGAAGAAGCATTTAAAGGACGAGGCGTATCCGCCTGCGCAACCTGCGACGGTTTCTTTTACCGCAATCAGAAAGTCGCAGTTATCGGGGGTGGTAATACCGCTGTTGAAGAAGCATTGTACTTATCCAATATTGCGTCTGAAGTACATCTAATTCATCGCCGTGATAGCTTCCGTGCTGAGAAAATTTTGATCACTCGTTTAATGGACAAAGTCGCCAACGGTCAAATTATTTTACATACAAATCGTACGTTGGAAGAAGTCACTGGTGATGAAATGGGTGTCACGGGCGTGCGTCTGCAAGACACCAAATCAGACACGATTGAGTCACTCGATGTGATGGGCGTATTCATTGCAATCGGTCACCAACCGAACACCGAAATGTTTCAAAATCAATTAGAAATGAAAAACGGTTATATTGTCGTTCAATCCGGTCTGGAGGGAAATGCAACACAAACTAGTGTTGCGGGAATTTTCGCTGCCGGTGATGTAATGGACCATAATTACCGTCAGGCGATCACCTCAGCAGGAACAGGTTGCATGGCTGCACTAGATGCAGAACGTTATCTTGATAGCCTGTCAGAATAA